The DNA region CGCCAGCGGCGAGGAGCTGGTCCGCTTCGACCTGACCACCGCCGAGCCGCAGACCGGCGTGATGATGGCCAAGCTCATCAAGCAGTTCTCCGGCGAGTGGGAGATGACGGCGATGGGCGAGTTCGTGAAGTCCCGCACCGTGCGGGGCATGGTGAAGCCCGCGGCCCAGGCGCTCTGAGCCGCGGCGCTCCCCGTGTGCGTACGGCGCTAGAACAGCGCGCTGTACGCGTTGAGGGCCGGCTGGCCGCCCAGGTGGGCGTAGAGGACGGTCGCGTCGCGGCCGATCTCGCCCCGCTCCACCAGGTCGACCAGTCCGGCCATCGACTTCCCCTCGTAGACCGGGTCGGTGACCATGCCCTCGGTCCGGGCGGCGAGCCGCATCGCCGCCAGGGTCGCCTCGTCCGGGACGCCGTACACGCCCGCGTGGTAGCGCTCGTCGAGCTCCACGTCGGCGGCGGTGAGCGGGCGTTCGACGCCGATCAGGGCGGCGGTGTCCCGGGCGATCCGGGTGATCTGCTCATGGGTCCGGACCGGCTCGGCGGAGGCGTCGATCCCGATCACCCGGCGGGCCGGGCCGCCGTCCTCGGCGAGCGCGGCGAAGCCCGCGACCATCCCGGCCTGGGTGGAGCCGGTCACCGAGCAGACCACGACCGTGTCGAAGAAGACCCCGAGCTCGCGCTCCTGCTCGGCCACCTCGTAGGCCCAGTTGGCGAAGCCGAGCCCGCCGAGCCGGTGGTCGGAGGCGCCGGCCGGGATGGCGTACGGCTTCCCGCCGGTCAGCTCGACCTCGCGCAGCGCCAGCTCCCAGCTCTCCTTGAACCCGATCCCGAACCCGGCCTTCACCAGGCGTACGTCGGCTCCCGCGAGCCGGCTGATCAGGATGTTGCCGACCTTGTCGTAGACGGAGTCCGGCCACTCCACCCAACTCTCCTGGACCAGCACGCACTTGAGGCCGGCGTGGGCGGCGACGGCGGCGACCTGGCGGGTGTGGTTGGACTGGACGCCGCCGATCGACACCAGGGTGTCGCAGCCCTGGGCGAGGGCGTCGGCGACCAGGTACTCCAGCTTGCGGGTCTTGTTCCCGCCGTACGCGATGCCGGAGTTGCAGTCCTCCCGCTTGGCCCACAGGGTGGCGCCGCCGAGGTGGTCGGTGAGCCGGCGCAGCGGGTGCACGGGCGAGGGTCCGAAGAGCAGCGGGTAGCGGTCGTGGTCGGCGATCGTCGGCATACGGGCTCCCGGGGTGAGGTGACGGGTCAGGTCGTCGTGGACGCCGGGGTCCTGGGCCCGGTCGCGAGGCCTGTGGGGCCTGTGGGGCCGGTCGCCGCGGCCCGAGGCTCGGTCGCCTCGTCCGCGAGTTCCTCCAGGGCCCGCCATATCTCCGTCGTCACCCGCACCGCCTCCTCCGTGTCGCCCGCCTCGCACGCGTCGATGAGGAGCGTGTGCAGCGCGGCGGAGACGCAGATGTCCGCGTCGCCGAAGAGATGCCGCTCGACGCGGCGGATCAGCGGGGTGTACCGCTCGACGGTGGCGGCGACGGCGTGGTTGCCGCTCGCGCCGACCAGGACCTGGTGGAGCTCGTCGTCGGCGCGCAGGGCGGCGTCGACGTCGGCGGCGCGCACGGCCGCGGCGAACCGCTCGTTGGCCTCGCGCATGGCCCGGATGCCCTCGGGGCCGAGCAGCGGTACGGCGGTGCGCGCGGCGAGTTCGTGCATCACCCGCACCACGGAGGCGGCGTCCCGGACGACCCGGCTGACGAGCCGGGTGACCCGGGTGTAGCTCTGCGGCTTGGTCTCGACGAGGCCTTCGTCGCCGAGCCGGGCCAGGGCCTCGCGCACGGGTGCGCGCGAGAGCCCGAGCCGTTCGGCCAGTTCGGTGTCCTTGACCACGGAACCGGGCGCGAGGTCGCCGCGCACGATGGCGTCGCGCAGCGTCTCGTACGCCCGGTCACGCAGCAGGGTCCGGCCCACGGGCCGCAAGGCGTCCATGAACTGACATGTTAGATGTCAGCTGATGGACGCGACCAGTTCCGGTCCGGGGGGGTTCAGCGGCGCGGCTGGCGGCACCACGGGCCGGTGATCGCGAGCATGATGCCCGGGGTCTG from Streptomyces fradiae includes:
- a CDS encoding 1-aminocyclopropane-1-carboxylate deaminase — translated: MPTIADHDRYPLLFGPSPVHPLRRLTDHLGGATLWAKREDCNSGIAYGGNKTRKLEYLVADALAQGCDTLVSIGGVQSNHTRQVAAVAAHAGLKCVLVQESWVEWPDSVYDKVGNILISRLAGADVRLVKAGFGIGFKESWELALREVELTGGKPYAIPAGASDHRLGGLGFANWAYEVAEQERELGVFFDTVVVCSVTGSTQAGMVAGFAALAEDGGPARRVIGIDASAEPVRTHEQITRIARDTAALIGVERPLTAADVELDERYHAGVYGVPDEATLAAMRLAARTEGMVTDPVYEGKSMAGLVDLVERGEIGRDATVLYAHLGGQPALNAYSALF
- a CDS encoding GntR family transcriptional regulator, with product MDALRPVGRTLLRDRAYETLRDAIVRGDLAPGSVVKDTELAERLGLSRAPVREALARLGDEGLVETKPQSYTRVTRLVSRVVRDAASVVRVMHELAARTAVPLLGPEGIRAMREANERFAAAVRAADVDAALRADDELHQVLVGASGNHAVAATVERYTPLIRRVERHLFGDADICVSAALHTLLIDACEAGDTEEAVRVTTEIWRALEELADEATEPRAAATGPTGPTGLATGPRTPASTTT